A DNA window from uncultured Methanoregula sp. contains the following coding sequences:
- a CDS encoding DUF3536 domain-containing protein translates to MGRYICIHGHFYQPPRENPWTEVVEVEDSAYPYHDWNARITAECYAPNAASRILDASTTIIDIVNNYQTISFNFGPTLLAWLELNNPQVYSAILDADKESMKHFSGHGSAIAQGYNHIILPLATTRDKRTQIIWGIQDFIFRFRRFPEGMWLPETAVDLETLELLAEQGIKYTILTPSQALRVKKQTENRWTDIQKDTVDCSRPYICRLREGKSIAIFFMEEKIGQELAFGSLLENGEAFADRIVGSFQGYMEESGLISVVSDGETYGHHHRFADMALAYALYSIQQKQTATITIFGEYLAAHPPVYEVEIRENTSWSCPHGIERWRSDCGCRTRGTTLREDDYHPRNPSRSGEAQKSADITPPTWNQRWRRGLREAMDRLRDELIPLYESRMAGLVRDPWTARDNYITVILDRSPEAREQFLLRHAARALTGEERILVLRLLEMQRHAMLMYTSCGWFFDDISGIESVQVMQYACRAMQLAQEISGTDLQPLFMSYLLEAESNVSRHGNGAAIYRNYIGRTIIDQKRILFNYALSLLVKDLESVPIRRYTKLAESHEIAESGKTRLVIGTLELRSEITGEENKLEYSVIHLGTYEFIGGIRTFSGDASFAGLKDHFKAAIQQGDIPFLVNLMEKEFGTDIYSLWHLFKDEQRETMFFLMDSTLEDLESSFRQIYRDQITLIHAMREMRIPVPRVIEDPVWYILNKDLKMALLDKEISRQKIQHLVSEMIRGEFSADKNTLDFTASNLVASLTKKLTSAPDDVAAMQEICDIFRILSPLSLRYDLWESQNDYFYCGKKQLSFMQRRAEKGDDRAVLWISRFSELGRWLGVKCI, encoded by the coding sequence TCACGGTCATTTTTACCAGCCGCCGCGTGAGAATCCCTGGACGGAAGTGGTGGAGGTGGAAGATTCGGCCTACCCGTACCACGACTGGAACGCCCGCATCACTGCGGAATGCTATGCTCCCAATGCCGCCTCCCGCATTCTCGATGCCAGCACGACAATCATTGATATCGTCAACAACTACCAGACAATCAGTTTCAATTTCGGCCCTACCCTTCTTGCCTGGCTGGAACTGAACAATCCGCAGGTCTATTCTGCCATCCTTGACGCGGACAAGGAGAGCATGAAGCATTTCTCCGGGCATGGTTCCGCGATTGCACAAGGGTACAACCATATCATCCTGCCCCTTGCCACAACCCGGGACAAGCGCACCCAGATCATCTGGGGAATCCAGGATTTCATCTTCCGGTTCAGGAGGTTTCCCGAGGGGATGTGGCTTCCGGAAACCGCAGTTGATCTCGAAACGCTGGAGCTGCTGGCTGAGCAGGGGATCAAATACACCATACTCACGCCCTCGCAGGCATTGAGGGTAAAAAAGCAGACTGAAAACCGCTGGACCGACATACAGAAAGATACAGTTGACTGTTCAAGGCCGTACATCTGCAGGCTCCGGGAGGGAAAGTCGATTGCGATCTTTTTCATGGAAGAGAAGATCGGGCAGGAACTGGCTTTCGGATCGCTCCTTGAGAACGGGGAAGCATTTGCCGACCGGATTGTCGGGTCCTTCCAGGGTTACATGGAAGAATCCGGTCTCATCAGCGTTGTCTCTGACGGCGAGACCTATGGCCATCACCACCGATTTGCCGACATGGCACTCGCCTATGCGCTGTATTCCATCCAGCAGAAGCAGACAGCAACCATCACCATCTTTGGGGAATATCTGGCTGCCCACCCGCCGGTGTACGAAGTGGAGATACGGGAGAACACCTCCTGGAGCTGCCCCCATGGCATCGAACGGTGGAGGAGCGACTGCGGGTGCAGAACGCGGGGAACAACCCTCCGGGAAGATGATTATCATCCCCGGAACCCATCCCGTTCAGGAGAGGCACAAAAATCCGCTGACATAACCCCCCCCACCTGGAATCAGAGATGGAGACGGGGGTTGCGGGAAGCCATGGACCGGCTCCGGGATGAACTCATCCCCCTCTATGAATCCCGGATGGCCGGGCTTGTGCGGGATCCCTGGACCGCCCGGGACAACTATATTACCGTCATCCTGGACCGATCCCCGGAAGCCCGGGAGCAGTTCCTTCTCCGGCATGCCGCGCGGGCTCTTACCGGGGAGGAGAGGATCCTGGTGCTCAGGCTTCTTGAGATGCAGCGGCATGCCATGCTCATGTACACTTCCTGCGGCTGGTTCTTTGACGACATCTCCGGCATAGAATCGGTCCAGGTGATGCAGTACGCCTGCAGGGCGATGCAGCTCGCACAGGAGATATCGGGAACCGATCTTCAGCCGCTCTTCATGTCGTACCTGCTGGAAGCAGAGAGCAATGTATCCAGGCATGGAAACGGTGCTGCCATCTACCGGAATTATATCGGGAGAACTATCATCGACCAGAAGCGGATCCTCTTCAATTACGCCCTCTCGCTCCTGGTTAAAGATTTGGAGTCCGTTCCCATCCGGCGCTATACCAAACTGGCTGAATCGCACGAGATAGCGGAATCCGGGAAGACAAGGCTGGTCATCGGGACGCTGGAACTCCGTTCGGAGATCACCGGTGAAGAGAACAAACTCGAATACAGTGTAATTCACCTCGGCACCTATGAGTTCATTGGAGGTATCCGCACCTTTTCCGGTGACGCGTCCTTTGCCGGTTTGAAAGATCATTTCAAAGCCGCCATACAACAGGGGGATATTCCTTTCCTCGTAAACCTCATGGAGAAGGAGTTCGGGACAGATATCTACTCGCTCTGGCATCTCTTCAAGGACGAACAGCGGGAGACCATGTTCTTTCTTATGGATTCCACGCTTGAAGACCTGGAGTCCTCGTTCAGGCAGATCTACCGGGATCAGATTACGCTCATCCATGCAATGCGGGAGATGCGGATCCCGGTCCCCCGGGTGATTGAAGATCCGGTCTGGTACATCCTCAACAAAGACTTGAAAATGGCACTCCTGGACAAGGAGATCAGCCGCCAGAAGATCCAGCACCTGGTCAGCGAGATGATCCGGGGGGAGTTCTCAGCAGATAAAAACACCCTGGATTTTACCGCTTCAAACCTGGTTGCATCCCTCACAAAAAAACTCACGAGCGCACCGGATGATGTTGCTGCCATGCAGGAGATCTGTGACATCTTCAGGATCCTTTCCCCGCTCTCCCTCAGGTACGATCTCTGGGAATCCCAGAATGATTATTTTTATTGCGGCAAAAAACAACTCTCGTTCATGCAGCGCAGGGCGGAGAAGGGCGATGACCGGGCAGTCCTGTGGATCTCGCGGTTTTCTGAACTGGGCAGGTGGCTCGGGGTGAAATGTATCTGA